The DNA region GTGAAGTCGGTTGTGAGAGCCGGTACTTGGGAAACCGAGTGCCGGCTCTTCTTGTTGTGGCGTCAGCCGGTGGTCGCACAGTGGTCGCCGGGCCAGATCGGCCAGGGCGTGGTCGGTTCGTCTGTTCGGGGCTGTTGGTGGGCGGGCAGTTGCCGGTGGGGGCGTGGGTTCTGGTGCCAGGGGCGCCGGCCGAGTGCGGCGCGGTCGGCGTTGTCGAGGATCCAGGCGACGGGGTCGACGGCCGCGCGGGCGGCGAGGAACGTCAGGTCGGTGTAGATGTTCGCGCTGGTGGACAGGGTGCGGTGCGCAGGGTCTTGGAGCTGACGGGCAGGGGGACGCCCGCGGCGGTGGCGAAGCTGGCGGTGAGGTGGCGCAGGTCGTGCAGGGCGATGCAGGGGACGCCTGCTTCGTCGCAGAGCAGGTGGAAGCGGTCGAGGACGTTCTTGGAGTGCAGGTGGCGTCCGTGGCGGTGGAAGACGTAGCCGCCGGCGGGGGTGATGCTGCCGAAGGCGCGGGTGCCGACGCGGTCGGACAGGGCGACCCAGGCCTTGCTGCTCCTGTCGATCACGGAGGGGGTGGCGCGGACGAAGAAGGCACGCTCGGGCAGGTGGACGTCGTCCCAGTGCAGGGCGAGGGCCTCGCCCTTGCGGATGCCGGTGCCGATCATGAGTTCGGCGAGGTCGGCGTAGAGGGGGTCGGTGACGTGGGTGAAGCGCAGGACGCTCTCGGCTTCTGCGTCAGTAGGTGACGGTGATGCAGCCGCCACCGCCGGCGGCGTGGCCCAAGTCGGCGATTCCGTCGGCACCCTTGGCGCCGTTGCCGCCCTGGCCGATGGCAGGCTGACTACCGGTACAGGAGGACTGCTCCGGGCCGCCAGCTTCACTACCTGCGTCTCTATAACCTCCCGGGCTAGGGAAGGGCAATATCGGAGGTGTGACCGCCCTCTCCGCCGCTGGTGTAACTGCCGCCGAATGCGGAAGCCAGGCCGACCGAATTCCTGGCCACTCCGGAACCTCCGCCGGCCGTACCGGTGCCGCCATGATGGCCCTCGCGCCCAAAGTCGTCGGGAGCGCCGCCGGCACCCCCAGCGCCACCCAAGCCGACAGCGAGGGTGAGTGTCTCGCCCGGGGTGACGGTCAGCGTGCACGAAACACGGGCGCCACCTGACCCCGCACCTCCGCCGCCCCTCCCGCAGTGGCGAAGCCGGTAAGGCCGCCGCCGGCTCCTCCGCCCCCCGCCACCCGAACCGGCGCCGAGGAGGACGGTGGTGATGCCGGTGACACCGGGGGACCGGTGAACGTCCCGCCGGCGGTGAACGTCTGCGTGGTGGCCGCCGAGGCGGGGGTGGCCTGGACGGCGGGCACGACGAGGCCCCGGTCAGGCCTAGGACGCCCAAGGCGACCCGCATCCCCCGGGAGCCGGAGTCCGGCCGCCGCACGGCCGACTCGCTGCTGTGGCCACTCATGCACGTACCGTGCGCGAAGCATGTCCGGACCGCCACACCAACAAGCCGTCCGAGCGTTCGGACA from Kitasatospora sp. NBC_00458 includes:
- a CDS encoding tyrosine-type recombinase/integrase codes for the protein MAAASPSPTDAEAESVLRFTHVTDPLYADLAELMIGTGIRKGEALALHWDDVHLPERAFFVRATPSVIDRSSKAWVALSDRVGTRAFGSITPAGGYVFHRHGRHLHSKNVLDRFHLLCDEAGVPCIALHDLRHLTASFATAAGVPLPVSSKTLRTAPCPPARTSTPT